DNA from candidate division KSB1 bacterium:
CTTTTACGTGCTCCCGGCTGACCGGGTTTCTTTCTCTCCTTCATTCTGGGGTCACGGGTCAGGAATCCGGCGTGCTTTAATTTAGGCCGATACTCCTCGTCGATCTTGAGCAGCGCTCTGGCAAT
Protein-coding regions in this window:
- the rpsI gene encoding 30S ribosomal protein S9, which gives rise to IARALLKIDEEYRPKLKHAGFLTRDPRMKERKKPGQPGARKRFQFSKR